A genomic region of Daphnia carinata strain CSIRO-1 chromosome 5, CSIRO_AGI_Dcar_HiC_V3, whole genome shotgun sequence contains the following coding sequences:
- the LOC130696708 gene encoding adipocyte plasma membrane-associated protein Hemomucin-like, giving the protein MGLAKHLLRVFVDTTVILGVILFIPGFPPYSSLEPFIAPPPLPFEGALDPKDYALAKAEKLFEGEIVGPECFEVSPVEPDVFYTTLQGGAIVKISENGKKMKAVAKFGEKCEGNWDGKNCGRPLGIHFNSKGQLIAADSYLGIYQIDFESGQVLNLVNKDTEVDGKLAKTFNSVAPARNGKIYYTVSSTNYHLDESVGEMLGAPSGRLIVFDPETNENKVLLENLHFPNGIVLSPDEDYLIFAECLRYRLHKYYIRGPKAGTSEVFLDGIPGSPDNLNLSPDGNIFVALVTVRLPGEFNPLEFMYSQPLLRKLAVRLLHVLKFPFDFAAKYVDLPILRKIASHIMNFETLLPVLPPYSVILEVDWNGKIINSWHSNLSDVRFFSDAKIINGYMYLGSPYNDYIGRIKMPDSIHFVKQPVFSLG; this is encoded by the exons ATGGGTTTAGCCAAACATCTTCTGAGAGTCTTTGTTGACACTACCGTTATTTTGGGTGTCATCCTCTTCATTCCAGGTTTCCCACCTTACAGTAGCTTGGAGCCTTTCATAGCTCCTCCGCCTTTACCATTTGAAGGGGCACTTGATCCAAAAGACTATGCCCTTGCTAAAGCAGAGAAATTGTTTGAAGGGGAAATCGTAGGACCTGAATGTTTTGAAGTATCCCCAGTTGAACCTGACGTCTTTTATACCACTCTTCAAGGAGGTGCTATTGTTaaaatatctgaaaatggtaagaaaatgaaagctgTTGCGAAGTTTGGAGAAAAATGTGAAGGAAATTGGGATGGGAAAAACTGTGGACGACCTTTGGGAATTCATTTTAATTCCAAAGGGCAGCTGATTGCAGCAGATTCATATTTAGGAATTTATCAAATTGACTTTGAATCAG GACAAGTTTTGAACCTTGTAAACAAAGATACAGAAGTGGATGGAAAACTTGCAAAAACTTTCAACAGTGTAGCTCCTGCCAGAAATGGCAAGATTTATTACACGGTTTCTAGTACAAACTATCATTTGGACGAATCTGTGGGGGAAATGCTTGGAGCCCCATCTGGAcgtcttatagtttttgatcctgaaacgaatgaaaataaagtCCTCTTAGAGAACCTTCACTTCCCGAACGGCATAGTGTTATCACCGGACGAAGACTACCTGATCTTTGCAGAATGTCTTCGATATAGACTCCACAAGTACTACATTCGGGGTCCTAAAGCAG GCACTTCTGAGGTATTTTTGGATGGTATACCCGGTTCGCCGGACAATCTGAATCTCAGTCCAGatggaaacatttttgtcGCCTTAGTTACGGTACGGTTACCTGGTGAATTTAACCCACTGGAATTCATGTACAGTCAGCCATTGTTGAGAAAGCTTGCAGTACGGCTTCTgcatgttttgaaatttccgtTTGATTTTGCCGCGAAATATGTGGATCTGCCCATTCTCCGTAAAATTGCTTCTCAC aTTATGAATTTTGAAACCCTTTTGCCAGTCCTGCCGCCTTACTCAGTGATCCTCGAAGTGGATTGGAATGGGAAAATAATCAATTCTTGGCATTCAAATTTGTCTGACGTACGTTTTTTCAGCGACGCAAAGATCATT AATGGTTATATGTACTTAGGATCGCCTTACAATGACTATATCGGCCGAATTAAAATGCCAGATTCTATTCACTTTGTTAAGCAACCCGTCTTCTCACTCGGCTAA